One window from the genome of Garra rufa chromosome 1, GarRuf1.0, whole genome shotgun sequence encodes:
- the LOC141300533 gene encoding uncharacterized protein, which yields MFNLSILSVNCLLCDRATNCASGARFRYRGYERYFYERTDKMFSTVLLSHIVLTMFCQALHVNVEDLKCFNDYETEMQCSLSTDHLKICSGYKLNITHDLNMLEMYTCIFERSPHSDKCECKIKMPGFFTRQMFNTTLLEGTNVLSKTLMVTQDFIRPKTPVLNVLKTENRNFNVNWNDQYDKNGLVQRQFLEKLRIDLTYGIKGGNENVRKMIYIYVYVCAWMFIQITRTVQNIAGSFEIVAKNLQPNTNYILTATMSTGYNNHTISSDQSTPVEFTTSSSPNEIAKMLIPPLCVGLIIIILIIFICILRMKTNWWDKISKPKIDASLEEENGHIFPPSLMKFSPIHVEIQTLDLQEEKTLISASSVDTNNEKSSHRVESAPVDDGQACSGSPEENIFTINITSRVERALDEAFKSHPITNKSLLPSNNQVTTSRSYERVNGIGSSQEPNCVNQDLASCSGPSVFTDNSFFLEKLIGDHNRQSSKREVSDSDASNSQFSSPTVDTLEDGYQSFNSVLNKGNDADVCVKLLNAGKKCITSTNPLSPSLILHDGSITPSDEGYQAFQSLTKSTSVNIEQVLNAPKALKFPHSTGQDPTSVQLSSCASSLHFSPVIQIDSSYQSV from the exons ATGTTTAATTTAAGTATTCTTTCAGTAAACTGTTTACTTTGTGACAGGGCAACGAACTGTGCTTCAGGAGCACGATTCAGATACAGAGGGTATGAAAGATATTTCTACGAAAGGACGGACAAAATGTTTTCAACAGTTCTTCTGAGTCATATCGTCCTCACAATGTTCTGCCAGGCACTTCATG TCAACGTAGAGGACTTGAAGTGTTTCAATGACTATGAGACAGAAATGCAATGCAGTCTCTCCACTGACCATCTCAAAATCTGCTCTGGATACAAGCTTAACATCACACATGACCTCAATAT GCTTGAAATGTATACATGCATCTTTGAGAGAAGTCCTCACAGTGACAAATGTGAGTGCAAAATTAAAATGCCAGGGTTTTTCACAAGACAGATGTTCAATACTACACTTCTGGAAGGAACAAATGTTTTAAGTAAAACATTAATGGTCACCCAAGACTTCA TCAGACCGAAAACTCCAGTCTTAAATGTGCTGAAGACTGAAAATAGAAACTTTAATGTAAATTGGAATGACCAATATGACAAAAATGGTTTGGTACAAAGACAATTTTTAGAAAAATTGAGAATAGATCTGACCTACGGCATCAAAGGAGGAAATGAAAATGTAAGGAAGATGATATATA tatatgtgtatgtgtgtgcatggATGTTCATACAGATAACCAGGACGGTACAGAACATAGCAGGATCCTTTGAGATTGTGGCTAAAAATCTCCAGCCAAATACCAACTACATTTTGACAGCAACAATGAGCACAGGCTATAATAATCATACGATATCTAGTGACCAGAGCACACCAGTTGAGTTCACCACAT CCTCATCCCCAAATGAAATAGCCAAAATGCTGATTCCACCTCTTTGTGTTGGTTTAATCATCATCATTTTGATTATCTTCATCTGCATTTTGAG AATGAAGACGAATTGGTGGGACAAAATCTCCAAGCCAAAAATAGACGCCAGTCTTGAAGAGGAGAAT GGTCATATTTTTCCTCCATCTCTAATGAAGTTTTCTCCAATTCATGTCGAGATTCAAACACTGGACCTTCAGGAGGAAAAGACATT GATCTCAGCATCATCAGTAGATACAAACAATGAGAAAAGTTCCCACAGAGTTGAATCAGCGCCAGTGGATGATGGCCAGGCTTGCTCTGGCAGCCCAGAAGAGAACATCTTCACCATCAACATTACGTCACGTGTGGAGCGTGCCTTGGATGAGGCGTTTAAATCACATCCAATCACAAACAAGTCACTGTTACCCTCCAACAATCAGGTTACTACAAGCAGGTCATATGAGAGGGTTAACGGTATCGGTTCCTCACAAGAACCCAATTGTGTGAACCAAGATTTGGCCAGTTGCTCCGGTCCATCAGTTTTCACTGATAATTCTTTCTTCCTGGAGAAGCTGATCGGTGATCATAACCGTCAGTCCAGCAAGAGGGAAGTTTCAGACTCGGATGCAAGCAATAGCCAGTTTAGCTCTCCCACTGTTGATACTCTGGAAGATGGATATCAGTCCTTCAACAGTGTTTTGAACAAGGGAAATGATGCAGATGTTTGTGTGAAACTTTTAAATGCTGGTAAGAAGTGCATCACCAGCACAAACCCACTCTCTCCTTCCTTGATTCTGCATGATGGCAGCATCACACCAAGTGATGAAGGATATCAGGCTTTTCAAAGCTTAACAAAAAGCACAAGCGTCAATATTGAACAAGTACTTAATGCACCTAAAGCTTTGAAATTTCCCCACAGCACAGGCCAAGACCCTACATCTGTGCAGTTAAGTTCTTGCGCCTCTTCTTTGCATTTCTCACCCGTTATTCAAATAGACAGTTCATATCAGTCTGTTTAG
- the LOC141285169 gene encoding uncharacterized protein, translating into MFSTCFKCQIILTFICHAFGYEPIKEDLKCFNDYETEMQCSLSTERLKSCSGYKLDITRPEFHTFKKFTCVFERSPHSDSCECKIKVQGFVITETFAITLLEGTNILLNQKSMQTEEFIKPKTPVLTVQKNENGNFKVTWDDQYEKYGSVGRNFLEDLKINLTYGIKGGRQNITRTESNTAGSFEIVAKNLQPNTNYILTATMSTGYNDHTISSDQSTPVEFITSSSPNETAKMLIPLLCVGLIIIISIIFICVLRMKTNWWDKISKPKIDITLGEEKGHILPPSLMKFSPIHVENQKQEQKKLILASSVDTNNEKSSHSVESAPVDYGQACSGSPEENIFTINIASRVERALDEVFKSHPITNKSLLPSNNQVTPIGSYNSVNVINSSRERNRANRDSGNCSDSSVFSNMSYLDSSTDNSLFLEKLGSDHNRQSNKREVSDSSDSQFNSPTVDTLEDGYQSFNSVSDKGNDADVCANLSDDAEEKCFLKNLITSTNPLYPSLIVHDGSVTPSDEGYQASPGLTKSAEGQWSMSVSTEQALKACGALKFPHSTGQDPTSVNQCFGTSSLHFQHVIQMDSSYQSF; encoded by the exons AGCCCATAAAGGAAGACTTGAAGTGTTTTAATGACTATGAGACAGAAATGCAATGCAGTCTCTCCACTGAGCGTCTCAAAAGCTGCTCTGGATACAAACTCGACATCACACGTCCTGAATTCCATAC GTTTAAAAAGTTTACATGCGTCTTTGAGAGAAGTCCTCACAGTGACAGCTGTGAGTGCAAAATTAAAGTGCAAGGGTTTGTTATAACCGAGACCTTCGCTATTACACTTCTGGAAGGgacaaatattttattaaaccAAAAATCCATGCAGACCGAAGAGTTCA TCAAACCGAAAACTCCAGTCTTAACAGTGCAAAAGAATGAAAATGGAAATTTTAAAGTAACTTGGGATGACCAGTATGAAAAATATGGTTCGGTAGGAAGAAATTTTCTGGAAGATTTGAAAATAAATCTGACCTACGGCATCAAAGGAGGACGTCAAAAT ATAACCAGGACGGAATCAAACACAGCAGGATCCTTTGAGATTGTGGCTAAAAATCTCCAGCCAAATACCAACTACATTCTGACAGCAACAATGAGCACTGGCTATAATGATCATACGATATCTAGTGACCAGAGCACACCAGTTGAGTTCATCACAT CCTCATCCCCAAATGAAACAGCTAAAATGCTGATTCCACTTCTCTGTGTTGGTTTAATCATCATCATTTCGATTATCTTCATCTGTGTTTTAAG AATGAAGACGAATTGGTGGGACAAAATCTCCAAGCCAAAAATAGATATCACTCTTGGAGAGGAGAAG GGTCATATTTTGCCTCCATCTCTTATGAAGTTCTCTCCAATCCATGTAGAGAATCAAAAACAGGAGCAAAAGAAGCT GATCTTAGCATCATCAGTAGATACAAACAATGAGAAAAGTTCCCACAGCGTTGAATCAGCGCCAGTGGATTATGGCCAGGCTTGCTCTGGCAGCCCAGAAGAGAACATCTTCACCATCAACATTGCGTCACGTGTGGAGCGTGCCTTGGATGAGGTGTTTAAATCACATCCAATCACAAACAAGTCACTGTTACCCTCCAACAATCAGGTTACTCCAATCGGGTCATATAATAGTGTTAACGTTATCAATTCCTCAAGGGAACGCAACCGTGCAAACCGAGATTCGGGCAATTGCTCCGACTCATCAGTTTTCAGCAATATGTCATATTTGGATTCATCCACTGATAATTCGTTATTCCTGGAGAAGCTGGGCAGCGATCATAACCGTCAATCCAACAAGAGGGAAGTTTCAGACTCAAGCGATAGCCAGTTTAACTCTCCCACTGTTGATACTCTAGAAGATGGATATCAGAGCTTCAACAGTGTTTCGGACAAGGGAAATGATGCAGATGTCTGTGCGAACCTTTCAGATGATGCTGAGGAGAAATGCTTCTTGAAAAATCTCATCACCAGCACAAATCCGCTATATCCTTCTCTGATTGTGCATGATGGCAGCGTCACACCAAGTGATGAAGGATATCAGGCTTCTCCAGGCTTAACGAAGAGCGCAGAAGGACAGTGGAGCATGAGCGTCAGCACTGAACAAGCACTTAAGGCATGTGGAGCTTTGAAATTCCCCCATAGCACCGGCCAAGACCCCACATCTGTGAATCAATGTTTTGGGACCTCTTCTTTGCATTTCCAACACGTTATTCAAATGGACAGTTCATATCAGTCTTTTTAG